In a single window of the Microbacterium sulfonylureivorans genome:
- a CDS encoding RidA family protein yields the protein MTISQKLAELGIDLPDVVPPVAAYVPAKAHGDLVFTAGQLPIVSGALLATGKVGDGHGLVPAADANAYARQCALNAVAAAAAAVGGVDRLTGVVKVVGFVASVPEFTGQPGVINGASEVLGEIFGEDGRHARSAVGVPVLPLDAPVEVEVVFSYA from the coding sequence ATGACGATCTCCCAGAAGCTCGCCGAGCTCGGAATCGACCTCCCCGACGTCGTGCCGCCCGTGGCGGCGTATGTGCCCGCAAAGGCGCACGGCGACCTCGTGTTCACGGCGGGTCAGCTGCCGATCGTGTCGGGCGCCCTGCTCGCCACCGGCAAGGTGGGCGACGGTCACGGGCTGGTCCCGGCCGCCGACGCCAACGCCTACGCCCGCCAGTGCGCCCTCAACGCGGTCGCTGCGGCCGCGGCCGCCGTCGGCGGTGTCGACCGGCTCACGGGCGTGGTCAAGGTCGTCGGGTTCGTGGCATCCGTGCCCGAGTTCACCGGCCAGCCGGGCGTCATCAACGGCGCGAGCGAGGTGCTCGGCGAGATCTTCGGCGAGGACGGCCGCCACGCGCGGTCCGCGGTGGGCGTGCCGGTGCTGCCGCTCGACGCCCCCGTCGAGGTCGAGGTCGTCTTCTCCTACGCCTGA
- a CDS encoding TadA family conjugal transfer-associated ATPase: MPVPPPGRRPARPRHPSIDSLAEYLDDSRVTDLFLNGAAGLFVDRGDGPVRAGGWQRTEEEVRDLAVALIGLGGRHIDDATPCVDVRLEGGIRVHAVLPPVSADGTAVSIRVPRLDRPDLDDLEASGMFDDSTRARLDDLVARRENILVTGAAGAGKTTLLASLLSAAPAHERIVTIEDVAELRIDHPHHVRLEARQANLEGAGAVGLARLVREALRMRPDRLVVGECRGEEVRELLSALNTGHDGGAGTLHANGLRDVPARLEALGALAGLDDHAVARQVASAIGCVVHVERRADGARRISGFGRPVVDSSGRLAIEDSA, from the coding sequence ATGCCGGTCCCGCCTCCCGGACGGCGGCCGGCGCGGCCGAGGCATCCGTCGATCGATTCGCTCGCGGAGTATCTCGACGACTCGCGCGTCACCGACCTCTTCCTCAACGGCGCCGCGGGGCTCTTCGTCGACCGCGGCGACGGACCCGTCCGCGCCGGCGGGTGGCAGCGCACCGAGGAGGAGGTGCGCGACCTCGCTGTCGCCCTGATCGGGCTCGGCGGGCGCCACATCGACGACGCGACGCCATGCGTCGACGTCCGCCTCGAGGGAGGCATCCGCGTGCACGCCGTCCTCCCGCCGGTGTCGGCCGACGGGACCGCGGTCTCGATCCGGGTGCCGAGGCTGGACCGGCCCGACCTCGACGATCTCGAGGCATCCGGCATGTTCGACGACTCGACGCGCGCGCGTCTGGACGACCTCGTCGCTCGGCGCGAGAACATCCTGGTCACGGGGGCCGCCGGCGCCGGCAAGACGACGCTGCTCGCGAGTCTGCTCAGCGCTGCTCCGGCGCACGAGCGGATCGTGACGATCGAGGACGTGGCCGAGCTGCGGATCGACCACCCCCACCATGTCCGGCTCGAGGCGAGGCAGGCGAACCTCGAAGGCGCCGGGGCCGTCGGGCTGGCCAGGCTCGTGCGCGAGGCGCTGCGCATGCGCCCCGACAGGCTCGTGGTGGGGGAGTGCCGCGGCGAAGAGGTGCGCGAGCTCCTGTCGGCCCTCAACACGGGGCACGACGGCGGCGCGGGGACCCTCCACGCGAACGGCCTTCGAGACGTCCCCGCACGGCTCGAGGCACTGGGGGCGCTCGCCGGTCTCGACGACCACGCCGTCGCGCGCCAGGTGGCCAGCGCGATCGGATGCGTCGTGCACGTCGAGCGCCGTGCCGACGGCGCGCGTCGCATCTCCGGCTTCGGGCGTCCGGTCGTCGACTCGTCCGGCCGCCTCGCGATCGAGGACTCGGCATGA
- a CDS encoding TOPRIM nucleotidyl transferase/hydrolase domain-containing protein gives MRERRRELARRALEGYPDGPAAALVAHTALAGLDDIDDLAGAVLVEGVSDRIAVEAVARRLGRDLAPDGIRVVPTGGAHGTARMLRALASRHPEARLAGLFDVGESEVVRRALSGLGLIGAASPPADAGFFACVDDLEDELLRAAGPDAVEQCLTEQGDLPSFRTLQQQPGWRGRDIHAQLRRWLSSGARRKLRYARILVDATAIERMPRPLVDALDRARRDQA, from the coding sequence ATGCGGGAGCGGCGGCGGGAACTCGCCCGGCGGGCCCTCGAGGGCTATCCGGACGGCCCCGCCGCCGCACTCGTCGCCCATACCGCCCTTGCAGGGCTGGACGACATCGACGATCTCGCCGGCGCCGTCCTCGTCGAGGGGGTGAGCGACCGGATCGCGGTCGAGGCGGTCGCGCGCCGGCTGGGACGAGACCTCGCGCCCGACGGGATCCGGGTCGTCCCGACGGGAGGTGCGCACGGGACGGCACGGATGCTGCGCGCCCTGGCCTCCCGTCACCCCGAGGCACGCCTGGCCGGGCTCTTCGACGTGGGAGAGTCCGAGGTCGTGCGGCGGGCGCTGTCCGGCCTCGGCCTGATCGGCGCGGCCTCGCCTCCCGCGGACGCGGGATTCTTCGCCTGTGTCGACGACCTCGAAGACGAGCTCCTCCGCGCGGCCGGACCCGACGCCGTCGAGCAGTGCCTCACCGAGCAGGGCGACCTGCCGTCGTTCCGCACGCTGCAGCAGCAGCCGGGGTGGCGGGGACGCGACATCCACGCCCAGCTGCGGCGCTGGCTGTCGAGCGGGGCGCGTCGAAAGCTGCGCTACGCCCGGATCCTCGTCGACGCGACGGCGATCGAGCGGATGCCGCGCCCCCTCGTCGACGCGCTCGATCGCGCGCGACGCGATCAGGCGTAG
- the acs gene encoding acetate--CoA ligase, whose amino-acid sequence MSSQIDHLLNEDRRFAPSEDFAANAVATAELYERAAADRAGFWADQARDLHWHKPFTEVLDWSNPPFAQWFADGELNVAYNCLDRHVEAGNGDRVALLWEGEPGDERRVTYAELTDEVKRLANVLEGLGIGHGDRVAIYMPMIPEAIAAMLAVARIGAIHSVVFGGFSADSLRSRIDDAGAKLVITADGGYRKGKVSPLKPAVDMALGDRGTGVQESVEHVLVVKRGDNDVEWTEGRDVWWHDVVPQASPEHEARAFPSENPLFILYTSGTTGKPKGILHTSGGYLTQAAFTNKVVHDIHPESDVFWCTADIGWVTGHSYVAYGPLANGATQVLYEGTPDTPHPGRWWELVEKHGVTILYTAPTAIRSFMKLGREIPKKFDLSSLRLLGSVGEPINPEAWMWYRKIIGGKTAPIVDTWWQTETGAMMISALPGVTETKPGAAQVPLPGISVDVVDEDGTHVGNGNGGLLVITEPWPSMLRGIWGDPERFVETYWDKFRKQGYYFAGDGARLDDDGDVWFLGRVDDVMNVSGHRLSTTEIESALVGNEAVAEAAVVGASDETTGQAVVAFVIIKQSYLDVHTVEGLGQALRAWVGEQIGPIARPRDVYIVGELPKTRSGKIMRRLLRDVAEGREVGDTTTLADTAVMSVISAQVR is encoded by the coding sequence ATGAGCAGCCAGATCGATCACCTGCTGAACGAGGACCGGCGGTTCGCGCCGTCCGAGGACTTCGCCGCGAACGCCGTCGCGACCGCAGAGCTCTACGAGCGCGCCGCCGCCGACCGCGCGGGATTCTGGGCCGATCAGGCGCGCGACCTTCACTGGCACAAGCCCTTCACCGAGGTGCTCGACTGGTCGAATCCGCCCTTCGCCCAGTGGTTCGCCGACGGCGAGCTCAACGTCGCGTACAACTGTCTGGACCGGCACGTCGAGGCCGGCAACGGCGATCGCGTCGCCCTCCTGTGGGAGGGCGAGCCCGGCGACGAGCGCCGCGTCACCTACGCCGAGCTCACCGACGAGGTCAAGCGCCTCGCGAACGTCCTCGAGGGCCTCGGCATCGGTCACGGCGACCGCGTCGCGATCTACATGCCGATGATCCCCGAGGCGATCGCGGCCATGCTCGCCGTCGCCCGCATCGGCGCGATCCACTCCGTCGTGTTCGGCGGGTTCTCGGCCGACAGCCTCCGGTCGCGCATCGACGACGCCGGCGCGAAGCTCGTCATCACCGCCGACGGCGGCTACCGCAAGGGGAAGGTGTCGCCGCTGAAGCCCGCCGTCGACATGGCGCTCGGCGACCGCGGCACCGGCGTGCAGGAGAGCGTCGAGCACGTGCTCGTCGTCAAGCGCGGCGACAACGACGTGGAATGGACCGAGGGCCGTGACGTGTGGTGGCACGACGTCGTGCCGCAGGCATCGCCCGAGCACGAGGCGAGGGCCTTCCCGTCGGAGAACCCGCTGTTCATCCTCTACACCTCGGGCACCACCGGGAAGCCGAAGGGCATCCTTCACACCTCGGGCGGATACCTGACGCAGGCGGCGTTCACGAACAAGGTCGTGCACGACATCCACCCCGAGTCGGACGTCTTCTGGTGCACCGCCGACATCGGGTGGGTCACGGGCCACAGCTACGTCGCGTACGGTCCGCTCGCGAACGGCGCGACGCAGGTGCTGTACGAGGGCACCCCCGACACACCGCACCCCGGTCGGTGGTGGGAGCTCGTGGAGAAGCACGGTGTCACGATCCTCTACACGGCGCCCACCGCCATCCGCTCGTTCATGAAGCTCGGGCGCGAGATCCCGAAGAAGTTCGACCTGTCGTCGCTGCGCCTGCTCGGCTCGGTGGGCGAGCCCATCAACCCCGAGGCGTGGATGTGGTACCGCAAGATCATCGGCGGCAAGACCGCCCCGATCGTCGACACCTGGTGGCAGACCGAGACGGGCGCCATGATGATCTCCGCCCTTCCGGGAGTCACCGAGACCAAGCCGGGCGCCGCTCAGGTGCCGCTCCCGGGCATCTCCGTCGACGTCGTCGACGAGGACGGCACGCACGTCGGCAACGGCAACGGCGGACTCCTCGTCATCACCGAGCCGTGGCCGAGCATGCTGCGGGGCATCTGGGGAGACCCCGAGCGCTTCGTGGAGACGTACTGGGACAAGTTCCGGAAGCAGGGCTACTACTTCGCGGGCGACGGCGCGCGACTCGACGACGACGGCGATGTCTGGTTCCTCGGCCGTGTCGACGACGTGATGAATGTGTCGGGCCACCGGCTGTCGACCACCGAGATCGAGTCGGCGCTGGTCGGCAACGAGGCGGTCGCCGAGGCGGCGGTCGTCGGCGCGTCCGACGAGACCACCGGCCAGGCCGTCGTCGCCTTCGTCATCATCAAGCAGTCGTATCTCGACGTGCACACGGTCGAAGGGCTCGGGCAGGCGCTGCGCGCCTGGGTCGGCGAGCAGATCGGTCCCATCGCCCGTCCCCGCGACGTCTACATCGTGGGTGAGCTGCCGAAGACGCGCTCGGGCAAGATCATGCGGCGGCTACTGCGGGACGTCGCCGAAGGGCGCGAGGTCGGCGACACCACGACGCTCGCCGACACGGCGGTCATGAGCGTCATCTCCGCACAGGTGAGGTGA
- a CDS encoding TadE family type IV pilus minor pilin: MTRRRLGDDGSVVAEFAVAFPAIVLVLLLGLGVLGAGARHVRLQDAVADAARLAARGESSERVLAAVAAVGPGATAATHTEGELVCVTGSVRAGLPITLTATSCALAGGL, translated from the coding sequence ATGACCCGCCGCCGACTCGGCGACGACGGATCCGTCGTCGCCGAGTTCGCGGTCGCGTTCCCCGCGATCGTGCTGGTGCTGCTGCTCGGCCTCGGAGTGCTCGGTGCCGGCGCCCGGCACGTGCGGCTGCAGGATGCCGTCGCCGATGCCGCGCGGCTCGCGGCTCGCGGCGAGTCGTCCGAGCGGGTCCTCGCCGCCGTCGCGGCCGTCGGGCCCGGCGCGACGGCCGCGACGCACACCGAGGGCGAGCTCGTGTGCGTCACCGGGTCCGTCCGCGCGGGCCTGCCGATCACGCTCACCGCGACCAGCTGCGCGCTGGCGGGCGGCCTCTGA
- a CDS encoding DUF4177 domain-containing protein — protein MTTWEYLTTPLLIHNTAAILNNWGKQGWELVQVVPGPEGGLVAYLKRPSGGGQANAGLDAAAEAAKQFEGS, from the coding sequence ACGCCCCTTCTGATCCACAACACCGCTGCGATCCTCAACAACTGGGGCAAGCAGGGATGGGAACTGGTGCAGGTCGTGCCGGGTCCCGAGGGCGGCCTGGTGGCCTACCTCAAGCGCCCGAGCGGCGGTGGCCAGGCCAACGCGGGACTGGATGCCGCGGCCGAGGCCGCCAAGCAGTTCGAGGGGAGCTGA
- a CDS encoding type II secretion system F family protein encodes MRPAASPADAGAAAAETVLRLAVLLQAGVAPAAAWGHLSDTGDPAAARIAAASHDGMPLPDAIAAAGPAPGRPARRSGAAAEGPERVWADVAAAWRVATGVGAPLAETLRAVASALRDAQEAADDVRVALAEPAGTARLMGWLPLVAVGLGAALGFDTFGVLFAQPFGIACLVAGAALILAAQRWNAALVRRARAEGGVPGIGAELLAIALSGGVSIERATAIVSAAGAPADASTDLVLSLSRTAGVPAVELLRASAALSRHRARIEGRLRAARLSSRLLLPLGVCTLPAFLLLGVAPMMLSVMSTMPLSF; translated from the coding sequence ATGAGGCCGGCGGCGAGCCCGGCCGACGCCGGGGCGGCCGCGGCCGAGACCGTCCTCCGGCTCGCGGTGCTGCTGCAGGCGGGGGTCGCACCGGCGGCGGCGTGGGGGCACCTCTCCGACACGGGGGATCCCGCGGCCGCGCGCATCGCGGCGGCCTCACACGACGGGATGCCGCTGCCCGATGCCATCGCCGCGGCGGGTCCTGCACCGGGCCGTCCCGCCCGCAGATCGGGCGCCGCCGCAGAGGGGCCGGAGCGGGTGTGGGCCGACGTCGCGGCGGCGTGGCGAGTGGCCACGGGCGTCGGAGCTCCGCTCGCCGAGACGCTGCGCGCGGTGGCCTCCGCGCTCCGCGACGCGCAGGAGGCGGCCGACGACGTGCGTGTCGCCCTCGCCGAACCCGCGGGAACCGCCAGGCTCATGGGCTGGCTGCCGCTCGTCGCCGTCGGGCTGGGGGCCGCTCTCGGGTTCGACACGTTCGGCGTGCTGTTCGCACAGCCGTTCGGCATCGCCTGTCTCGTCGCCGGCGCAGCTCTCATCCTCGCCGCGCAGCGGTGGAACGCGGCGCTCGTGCGGCGGGCGCGTGCCGAGGGAGGCGTCCCCGGGATCGGGGCGGAGCTGCTGGCCATCGCACTGAGCGGCGGGGTGTCCATCGAGCGCGCGACGGCGATCGTGAGCGCCGCGGGCGCGCCGGCGGATGCCTCGACCGACCTCGTCCTCTCCCTCTCGCGCACCGCGGGTGTTCCGGCGGTCGAGCTCCTCCGCGCCTCTGCGGCGCTCTCCCGTCACCGCGCCCGCATCGAGGGCAGGCTGCGTGCCGCGCGTCTGAGCTCGCGGCTCCTGCTGCCGCTCGGCGTGTGCACGCTCCCGGCGTTCCTCCTGCTCGGCGTCGCACCGATGATGCTGAGCGTCATGTCGACGATGCCTCTCTCCTTCTGA
- a CDS encoding DUF4244 domain-containing protein, with amino-acid sequence MTVPPLSPRRAAKLFADVHADDTGAATAEYAIATMAAVAFAGLLVVIMRSDEVRGILTELIRRALTVA; translated from the coding sequence GTGACAGTTCCCCCTCTCTCCCCGCGCCGCGCCGCGAAGCTCTTCGCCGACGTGCACGCAGACGACACCGGCGCGGCGACCGCCGAGTATGCGATTGCGACGATGGCCGCCGTCGCATTCGCGGGGCTTCTCGTCGTGATCATGCGCAGCGACGAGGTGCGCGGCATCCTCACCGAGCTGATCCGCCGCGCGCTCACGGTCGCATGA
- a CDS encoding Rv3654c family TadE-like protein, with protein MAGAAVVVGMVGGAAALTVALAAVGSAAVFGQRLAGAADAAALAAADTASGAVTGVPCERAAEVAAVAGVAIDECEVEGLIATVTVSARFGAFPVAASARAGPPS; from the coding sequence ATGGCGGGAGCCGCCGTCGTGGTCGGCATGGTGGGAGGCGCCGCCGCCCTGACCGTCGCGCTCGCTGCGGTGGGATCGGCGGCCGTCTTCGGCCAGCGCCTCGCCGGGGCGGCGGATGCCGCAGCCCTCGCGGCCGCCGATACCGCCTCCGGTGCCGTGACGGGCGTACCCTGCGAACGAGCGGCCGAGGTCGCGGCCGTCGCGGGCGTCGCGATCGACGAGTGCGAGGTGGAGGGGCTGATCGCGACCGTGACCGTGTCGGCGCGCTTCGGCGCGTTCCCCGTCGCGGCGTCTGCGCGTGCGGGCCCGCCGTCATGA
- the topA gene encoding type I DNA topoisomerase, whose translation MAEGKKLVIVESPTKMRSIQGYLGDGYEVLSSVGHIRDLADKKDIPADKKQAYGKYSIDIDNGFDPYYVESERGRKTVAELKRALKGADELLLATDEDREGEAIAWHLLQTLKPKVPVKRMVFHEITKDAIRAAVDNTRELDLALVDAQETRRILDRLYGWDVSPVLWFKVQQGTSAGRVQSAATRMVVERERERMAFVSASYWDIETLAVKDAESFAARLARVDGAGLARGTDFDDRGVLKKAVLVLDEDQARELAAAIEAAAEASVSSIEAKPGTRSPRAPFTTSTLQQEAGRKLSMSAKHAMSVAQRLYEKGFITYMRTDSTALSTQAIQAAREQAVAMYGEKAVPLNPRVYASKSKNAQEAHEAIRPSGDTFRTPASVAGELDRDEQRLYDLIWKRTMASQMSDAKYETTTVTLAVDAGDRRAEFTASGTVYTFKGFLEAYEEGKDEKRGDSDKADDQALPVLAVGDVLRLKDVEPKGHATSPKPRYTEASLVKALEEKGIGRPSTFASIIDVILNRGYVTKRGQALIPSWLAFSVVRLLEQHFADLVDYDFTAALEDDLDAIARGEQKREDWLKDFYFGSDDQVGLRNIVDNLGEIDARALNSTPIGDVATLRFGKYGPYLELPDPANPEGEPRRVNIPEELAPDELTPAKAQELIDAPVAGDRVLGENPANGKLVLVKDGRFGPYVQEADPPAAEEVDEETGEIVAAPEPAPKKRGAKKEAAPKPRTASLFKSMTVDTIDLDTALRLLDLPRVVGVDPESGAEITAQNGRYGPYLKKGTDSRTLQSEQQLFDITLDEALAVYAQPKYGARGASSALKEFEADPVSEKPIKVKDGRFGPYVTDGVTNVTIPRGQTPDDITYEIAVQMLADKRAKGPAPKRTTTRKAPAKKAPAKK comes from the coding sequence TTGGCAGAAGGCAAGAAGCTCGTCATCGTCGAGTCACCGACGAAGATGAGGTCGATCCAGGGCTACCTCGGCGATGGCTACGAGGTCCTCAGCTCGGTCGGGCACATCCGCGATCTCGCGGACAAGAAGGACATCCCGGCCGACAAGAAGCAGGCCTACGGCAAGTACTCCATCGACATCGACAACGGCTTCGACCCCTATTACGTCGAGAGCGAGCGCGGCCGCAAGACCGTCGCCGAGCTCAAGCGCGCGCTGAAGGGGGCGGACGAGCTCCTGCTCGCCACCGATGAAGACCGCGAGGGCGAGGCCATCGCGTGGCACCTTCTTCAAACGCTGAAGCCGAAGGTCCCCGTCAAGCGCATGGTGTTCCACGAGATCACCAAGGACGCGATCCGCGCGGCCGTCGACAACACCCGTGAGCTCGATCTCGCTCTGGTCGACGCCCAGGAGACGCGTCGCATCCTCGACCGCCTGTACGGCTGGGACGTCAGTCCCGTGCTGTGGTTCAAGGTCCAGCAGGGCACCTCGGCCGGTCGCGTCCAGTCGGCGGCGACCCGCATGGTCGTCGAGCGCGAGCGGGAGCGCATGGCATTCGTCTCGGCTTCCTACTGGGACATCGAGACGCTCGCGGTGAAGGATGCCGAGTCCTTCGCGGCTCGTCTGGCCCGCGTCGACGGCGCCGGACTCGCTCGCGGAACCGACTTCGACGACCGCGGTGTGCTGAAGAAGGCCGTGCTCGTCCTCGACGAGGATCAGGCGCGCGAACTGGCCGCCGCGATCGAGGCGGCGGCCGAGGCATCCGTCTCGAGCATCGAGGCCAAGCCCGGCACGCGCAGCCCGCGCGCCCCCTTCACCACCTCCACGCTGCAGCAGGAGGCAGGCCGAAAGCTCTCGATGAGCGCGAAGCACGCGATGAGCGTCGCCCAGCGTCTCTACGAGAAGGGCTTCATCACCTATATGCGCACCGACTCGACCGCGCTCAGCACGCAGGCCATCCAGGCTGCGCGCGAGCAGGCGGTCGCGATGTACGGCGAGAAGGCCGTGCCGCTCAACCCGCGCGTCTACGCCAGCAAGAGCAAGAACGCCCAGGAGGCGCACGAGGCGATCCGTCCGTCGGGCGACACGTTCCGCACGCCGGCATCGGTCGCGGGCGAGCTCGACCGTGACGAGCAGCGGCTCTACGACCTCATCTGGAAGCGCACGATGGCCAGCCAGATGTCCGACGCGAAGTACGAGACCACCACGGTCACACTCGCCGTCGATGCCGGCGACCGCCGCGCCGAGTTCACGGCGTCGGGAACGGTCTACACCTTCAAGGGCTTCCTCGAGGCGTACGAAGAGGGCAAGGACGAGAAGCGCGGCGACTCCGACAAGGCCGATGACCAGGCGCTGCCCGTGCTCGCCGTCGGCGACGTGCTGCGGCTCAAGGACGTCGAGCCCAAGGGGCACGCGACCAGCCCGAAGCCCCGCTACACCGAGGCGAGCCTCGTCAAGGCGCTCGAGGAGAAGGGCATCGGCCGACCGTCGACCTTCGCGAGCATCATCGACGTGATCCTCAATCGTGGCTACGTCACCAAGCGCGGTCAGGCGCTGATCCCGAGCTGGCTGGCGTTCAGCGTGGTCCGCCTGCTCGAGCAGCACTTCGCCGACCTCGTCGACTACGACTTCACCGCGGCGCTGGAGGACGACCTCGACGCCATCGCCCGCGGCGAGCAGAAGCGCGAGGACTGGCTGAAGGACTTCTACTTCGGCTCCGACGACCAGGTCGGCCTCCGCAACATCGTCGACAACCTCGGTGAGATCGACGCCCGCGCGCTCAACTCCACTCCGATCGGCGACGTCGCGACCCTGCGGTTCGGCAAGTACGGCCCCTACCTCGAGCTGCCCGATCCGGCGAACCCCGAGGGCGAGCCGCGTCGCGTCAACATCCCCGAAGAGCTCGCGCCCGACGAGCTCACGCCCGCCAAGGCGCAGGAGCTCATCGATGCTCCCGTCGCCGGCGACCGCGTGCTGGGCGAGAACCCGGCCAACGGCAAGCTCGTCCTCGTCAAGGACGGCCGGTTCGGCCCCTACGTGCAGGAGGCCGACCCGCCTGCGGCGGAAGAGGTCGACGAGGAGACCGGCGAGATCGTCGCGGCCCCCGAGCCCGCTCCGAAGAAGCGCGGCGCGAAGAAGGAGGCGGCGCCCAAGCCCCGCACCGCCTCCCTGTTCAAGTCGATGACGGTCGACACCATCGACCTCGACACCGCGCTGCGCCTGCTCGACCTGCCGCGCGTCGTCGGAGTCGACCCCGAGTCCGGCGCCGAGATCACGGCCCAGAACGGCCGATACGGTCCGTACCTGAAGAAGGGCACCGACTCCCGCACGCTCCAGAGCGAGCAGCAGCTCTTCGACATCACCCTGGACGAGGCGCTCGCCGTCTACGCGCAGCCGAAGTACGGCGCCCGCGGCGCCAGCAGCGCACTCAAGGAGTTCGAGGCCGACCCGGTCAGCGAGAAGCCGATCAAGGTGAAGGACGGCCGGTTCGGCCCGTACGTCACCGACGGAGTGACGAACGTCACGATCCCGCGGGGCCAGACGCCCGACGACATCACGTACGAGATCGCCGTCCAGATGCTGGCCGACAAGCGCGCGAAGGGGCCGGCGCCCAAGCGGACGACGACGCGGAAGGCACCGGCGAAGAAGGCCCCGGCGAAGAAGTGA